One stretch of Serinicoccus hydrothermalis DNA includes these proteins:
- a CDS encoding LacI family DNA-binding transcriptional regulator, with amino-acid sequence MGAPTDQDRLVRDELAEPTNGRSRPPTLEDVAARAGVSRATASRVVNADPRVRPQARDAVVTAVAELGYRPNRAARSLVVREPDSVAVVVPETEQRVFADPVIMGMLRGIGAGLDDSPLQMVLVLGRAGRDTERLERWLRGGHTDGAIVLSAHLDDQITGVLSDIGLPTVIIGRPPVPAQGLPYVDLDNVSGGRVAAQRLLDRGCTRIGTVAGPPDMAASRDRLEGWRETMLAAGLPADAVEHGDFSSESGRLAMRRLLAAHPDLDGVFVASDLMAVAAVGELQSRGHRVPEDVAVVGYDDSPAAELTTPRLTTVANPSELLATEATRLLRDLLAGRQVDSAVLPTHLVEGGTA; translated from the coding sequence ATGGGTGCGCCCACCGACCAGGACCGGCTGGTCCGGGACGAGCTCGCCGAGCCGACGAACGGCAGGTCGCGGCCCCCGACGCTGGAGGACGTCGCGGCCCGCGCCGGGGTCTCGCGCGCCACCGCCTCGCGGGTGGTCAACGCCGACCCGCGGGTGCGGCCGCAGGCCCGGGACGCCGTCGTCACGGCCGTGGCCGAGCTCGGCTACCGCCCCAACCGGGCCGCCCGCTCCCTCGTCGTGCGCGAGCCCGACTCGGTGGCGGTCGTCGTGCCCGAGACCGAGCAGCGGGTCTTCGCCGACCCGGTCATCATGGGCATGCTGCGGGGGATCGGCGCCGGTCTGGACGACTCGCCGCTGCAGATGGTGCTCGTGCTCGGCCGGGCGGGCCGGGACACCGAGCGGCTCGAGCGCTGGCTGCGGGGCGGGCACACCGACGGGGCGATCGTGCTCAGCGCCCACCTCGACGACCAGATCACGGGGGTGCTGAGCGACATCGGCCTGCCCACCGTGATCATCGGGAGACCGCCGGTGCCGGCGCAGGGGCTGCCCTACGTCGACCTCGACAACGTGAGCGGCGGACGGGTCGCCGCGCAGCGGCTGCTGGACCGCGGGTGCACCCGGATCGGCACCGTCGCCGGGCCGCCGGACATGGCCGCGAGCCGGGACCGGCTGGAGGGGTGGCGGGAGACGATGCTGGCCGCCGGGCTGCCCGCCGACGCCGTGGAGCACGGCGACTTCTCCTCCGAGAGCGGCCGCCTCGCGATGCGCCGGCTGCTCGCGGCCCACCCCGACCTCGACGGGGTCTTCGTCGCCTCGGACCTCATGGCCGTCGCCGCGGTGGGCGAGCTGCAGTCGCGCGGCCACCGGGTGCCGGAGGACGTGGCAGTGGTCGGCTACGACGACTCACCGGCAGCCGAGCTGACCACGCCGCGCCTCACGACGGTCGCCAACCCCAGCGAGCTGCTCGCCACGGAGGCGACGCGTCTCCTGAGGGACCTCCTCGCCGGCCGGCAGGTGGACTCAGCCGTGCTCCCGACCCATCTCGTCGAGGGCGGCACCGCCTGA
- a CDS encoding GH1 family beta-glucosidase, producing MTSTLTFPRDFLFGSATAAYQIEGAVHEDGRGDCIWGPFSATAGKVVEGHTGAVACDHYHRMPEDVALMRSLDLGAYRFSVSWARVCPDGRTVNQQGLDFYSRLVDELLGAGIRPWVTLYHWDLPQALEEQGGWPDRGVVDRFVDYALAVHDRLGDRVRQLTTLNEPWCSAFLGYAAGVHAPGRTEPSAALRAAHHLLLSHGRAVSALRERDPDLELGLTLNFTEMQPQDPDSAADRDAVRRLDGLANRFFVEPITRGAYPQDVIEDLGELWPQDLVRDGDLEEISTPIDVLGVNFYTSTMVTGAEPQDAARAALQARTYDGPSPNVGSEHVVTVRRGLPVSDMGWEIRPAALHELLLRLQRDYTGPAGTRLYVTENGAAMPDVPDADGFVDDQDRIAYLDGHLRAVHAAIEDGADVRGYFVWSLLDNYEWAFGYTKRFGIVRVDYDTQRRTPKASARWYADVAGSGSIG from the coding sequence ATGACCAGTACCCTCACCTTCCCCCGCGACTTCCTCTTCGGGTCGGCCACCGCCGCCTACCAGATCGAGGGCGCGGTCCACGAGGACGGCCGGGGCGACTGCATCTGGGGCCCGTTCTCGGCGACCGCCGGCAAGGTCGTCGAGGGGCATACCGGGGCGGTCGCCTGCGACCACTACCACCGGATGCCGGAGGACGTCGCGCTCATGCGCTCGCTCGACCTCGGGGCCTACCGCTTCTCGGTGTCCTGGGCGCGGGTCTGCCCCGACGGCCGCACCGTCAACCAGCAGGGCCTCGACTTCTACTCGCGGCTGGTGGACGAGCTGCTCGGGGCCGGCATCCGGCCCTGGGTCACGCTCTACCACTGGGACCTGCCGCAGGCGCTCGAGGAGCAGGGAGGCTGGCCCGACCGCGGCGTGGTCGACCGCTTCGTCGACTACGCGCTCGCCGTGCACGACCGGCTGGGCGACCGCGTCCGCCAGCTCACGACCCTGAACGAGCCGTGGTGCTCGGCCTTCCTGGGGTATGCCGCGGGCGTGCACGCACCGGGACGCACCGAGCCGTCGGCGGCGCTGCGGGCGGCGCACCACCTCCTGCTCTCCCACGGGCGGGCCGTCTCCGCCCTGCGCGAGCGCGACCCGGACCTCGAGCTCGGGCTCACCCTCAACTTCACCGAGATGCAGCCGCAGGACCCCGACTCGGCGGCCGACCGGGACGCCGTCCGTCGCCTCGACGGGCTCGCCAACCGCTTCTTCGTCGAGCCGATCACCCGGGGCGCCTACCCCCAGGACGTCATCGAGGACCTGGGCGAGCTGTGGCCGCAGGACCTCGTGCGCGACGGCGACCTCGAGGAGATCTCGACCCCGATCGACGTCCTCGGGGTGAACTTCTACACCAGCACCATGGTCACGGGCGCCGAGCCGCAGGACGCCGCGCGGGCCGCGCTCCAGGCGCGCACCTACGACGGCCCCTCGCCGAACGTCGGCTCCGAGCACGTCGTGACGGTGCGGCGCGGCCTGCCCGTCAGCGACATGGGCTGGGAGATCCGGCCGGCGGCGCTGCACGAGCTGCTGCTCCGGCTGCAGCGGGACTACACCGGGCCGGCCGGCACCCGCCTCTACGTCACCGAGAACGGTGCGGCCATGCCCGACGTCCCCGACGCGGACGGCTTCGTCGACGACCAGGACCGGATCGCCTACCTCGACGGGCACCTGCGGGCCGTCCACGCCGCGATCGAGGACGGCGCGGACGTCCGCGGCTACTTCGTCTGGTCGCTGCTCGACAACTACGAGTGGGCCTTCGGCTACACCAAGCGCTTCGGCATCGTCCGGGTCGACTACGACACGCAGCGGCGGACCCCCAAGGCGAGCGCCCGATGGTATGCCGACGTGGCAGGATCGGGGTCGATCGGCTGA
- a CDS encoding carbohydrate ABC transporter permease translates to MTTTPVPTPTTTRGQRRAGSRARRDRGQRPGWVVYGLLAAVVLGGMFPLWWSYLIASHDSTVLSRTPFPLLPGGNFLQNAATVFDTVEFWRATVNSIIVSTTVSASVVFFSTLAGYAFAKLRFRGSGPLLVFVIATMAVPTQLGVVPLYQVMAELGWTGELTAVIVPGLVTAFGVFWMTQYLRQAVPTELIEAARVDGASMFGTFWHVGVPASRPAAAMLGLFTFVATWTNFFWPFIVLGPANPTLPVALQQLQAAHFVDYSLVLAGAVLATVPLLILFVVAGRQLVSGIMQGAVKQ, encoded by the coding sequence ATGACCACCACGCCCGTGCCAACGCCGACCACGACGCGGGGGCAGCGCCGCGCGGGCTCACGCGCCCGCCGGGACCGGGGGCAGCGACCGGGCTGGGTGGTCTACGGCCTGCTCGCCGCCGTGGTGCTCGGCGGGATGTTCCCGCTGTGGTGGTCCTACCTCATCGCCAGCCACGACTCCACGGTGCTGTCGCGGACCCCCTTCCCGCTGCTGCCCGGCGGCAACTTCCTGCAGAACGCCGCGACGGTCTTCGACACCGTCGAGTTCTGGCGGGCCACGGTCAACTCGATCATCGTCTCGACGACGGTCTCGGCCTCGGTGGTCTTCTTCTCCACGCTGGCCGGGTATGCCTTCGCCAAGCTGCGCTTCCGCGGCTCGGGGCCGCTGCTCGTCTTCGTCATCGCCACGATGGCGGTGCCGACCCAGCTCGGGGTGGTGCCGCTCTACCAGGTCATGGCCGAGCTGGGCTGGACCGGCGAGCTGACCGCGGTCATCGTGCCCGGCCTGGTCACCGCCTTCGGCGTCTTCTGGATGACGCAGTACCTCCGCCAGGCGGTGCCGACCGAGCTCATCGAGGCCGCGCGGGTCGACGGGGCCAGCATGTTCGGCACCTTCTGGCACGTCGGGGTGCCCGCCTCCCGGCCGGCCGCCGCGATGCTCGGCCTGTTCACCTTCGTCGCGACGTGGACCAACTTCTTCTGGCCCTTCATCGTGCTGGGCCCGGCCAACCCGACCCTGCCCGTCGCCCTGCAGCAGCTCCAGGCGGCCCACTTCGTGGACTACTCGCTGGTGCTGGCCGGTGCCGTGCTGGCGACCGTCCCGCTGCTCATCCTCTTCGTCGTCGCAGGGCGCCAGCTGGTGTCCGGCATCATGCAAGGAGCCGTCAAGCAATGA
- a CDS encoding carbohydrate ABC transporter permease → MSVTTPTSAPAPAPEQVTGRRGGGAPREGRLGRLDQAASPYVYIAPFFVLFFVVGLFPLVYTGWVALHDWDQIMGQGAFVGAQNFVDVLTGQDFWTALVNTLSIFVLSSVPQVLAALAIAGLLDHKLRAATFWRMGVLLPYVVAPVAVALIFSNLFADRFGLINTLLEGVGMEPVRWHSDRLASHVAIASMVNFRWTGYNALILLAAMQAIPRDLYEAAAIDGASGLRRFVSITIPMLRPTMIFVIITSTIGGLQIFDEPKMYDQFGRGGSDGQWQTLTLYLYELGWTRADFGRASAVAVLLFALIVAVGLVNFAISRRIASEESR, encoded by the coding sequence ATGAGCGTCACCACCCCCACCTCCGCCCCGGCGCCGGCACCCGAACAGGTCACCGGTCGCCGGGGCGGCGGGGCGCCGCGCGAGGGTCGCCTGGGGCGGCTGGACCAGGCGGCCTCGCCGTACGTCTACATCGCGCCCTTCTTCGTCCTCTTCTTCGTCGTCGGGCTGTTCCCGCTGGTCTACACCGGCTGGGTGGCCCTGCACGACTGGGACCAGATCATGGGCCAGGGCGCCTTCGTCGGGGCGCAGAACTTCGTCGACGTCCTCACCGGCCAGGACTTCTGGACCGCCCTGGTCAACACGCTCAGCATCTTCGTGCTGTCCTCGGTGCCCCAGGTGCTCGCCGCCCTCGCCATCGCCGGGCTGCTGGACCACAAGCTGCGCGCGGCGACGTTCTGGCGGATGGGTGTCCTGCTGCCCTACGTCGTCGCCCCGGTGGCGGTCGCCCTCATCTTCTCCAACCTCTTCGCCGACCGCTTCGGTCTCATCAACACCCTGCTGGAGGGTGTCGGGATGGAGCCGGTGCGCTGGCACTCGGACCGGCTGGCCAGCCACGTCGCCATCGCCAGCATGGTCAACTTCCGCTGGACCGGCTACAACGCGCTCATCCTGCTGGCGGCGATGCAGGCCATCCCGCGGGACCTCTACGAGGCGGCCGCCATCGACGGGGCCAGTGGGCTGCGCCGCTTCGTCTCGATCACCATCCCCATGCTGCGCCCGACGATGATCTTCGTCATCATCACCTCGACCATCGGCGGGCTCCAGATCTTCGACGAGCCGAAGATGTACGACCAGTTCGGCCGGGGCGGGTCCGACGGGCAGTGGCAGACTCTCACGCTCTACCTCTACGAGCTGGGGTGGACCCGTGCCGACTTCGGACGCGCCTCGGCGGTGGCCGTCCTGCTCTTCGCCCTCATCGTCGCCGTCGGGCTGGTCAACTTCGCCATCAGCCGCCGCATCGCCAGCGAGGAGAGCCGATGA
- a CDS encoding extracellular solute-binding protein, with translation MHSTRRRMLLATTAAATLALGACGGGSGEGDDSAGSGGEGGDITLSVATFNEFGYEELLGEYEELNPGITVQHVKADTADNARAALRNSLGADSGAADIEAIEVDWVTEFQQYPDKFVDLSSPDLEGRWLDWKTEAVTLEDGMLLGYGTDIGPEALCYRADLFEQAGLPTDREEVAELLQGDWDTYFEVGRDFVAETDIAWYDSAGALWQGMINQVEQPYETPDGEIIAVDNPEVRELYDQVLSASVDDGLSAALGQWSADWSSAFQGDEFATMLCPAWMLGVVEGNAADIEGWDVANVFPGGGGNWGGSYLTVPAQGDHPEEAKALAAWLTAPEQQIKAFEAKGTFPSQTEALDSDTLAESSNAFFNDAPTGQIFAERAEAVTVMPFKGPKYFEINTAMQDAISRVDVDQTDDPASSWDKFAAAVGDLR, from the coding sequence ATGCACAGCACGCGACGCAGGATGCTGCTCGCCACCACCGCCGCCGCCACGTTGGCGCTCGGCGCGTGTGGCGGAGGCAGTGGCGAGGGAGACGACAGCGCAGGCAGCGGTGGCGAGGGCGGCGACATCACGCTGTCCGTCGCGACCTTCAACGAGTTCGGCTACGAGGAGCTCCTCGGCGAGTACGAGGAGCTCAACCCCGGGATCACGGTGCAGCACGTCAAGGCCGACACGGCCGACAACGCCCGGGCGGCGCTGCGCAACAGCCTCGGGGCGGACTCCGGGGCGGCGGACATCGAGGCGATCGAGGTCGACTGGGTGACCGAGTTCCAGCAGTACCCCGACAAGTTCGTCGACCTCAGCTCGCCGGACCTGGAGGGCCGCTGGCTGGACTGGAAGACCGAGGCGGTGACCCTCGAGGACGGCATGCTGCTCGGCTACGGCACGGACATCGGCCCGGAGGCGCTGTGCTACCGGGCCGACCTCTTCGAGCAGGCCGGCCTGCCGACCGACCGCGAGGAGGTCGCCGAGCTGCTCCAGGGCGACTGGGACACCTACTTCGAGGTCGGCCGGGACTTCGTGGCCGAGACCGACATCGCGTGGTACGACTCGGCCGGGGCGCTGTGGCAGGGGATGATCAACCAGGTCGAGCAGCCCTACGAGACGCCCGACGGGGAGATCATCGCCGTGGACAACCCCGAGGTCCGCGAGCTCTACGACCAGGTGCTCTCCGCCTCCGTCGACGACGGCCTGTCCGCCGCCCTCGGCCAGTGGAGCGCCGACTGGTCCTCCGCCTTCCAGGGCGACGAGTTCGCGACGATGCTCTGCCCGGCCTGGATGCTCGGCGTCGTCGAGGGCAACGCCGCCGACATCGAGGGCTGGGACGTGGCCAACGTCTTCCCCGGCGGCGGTGGCAACTGGGGCGGTTCCTACCTCACCGTCCCCGCCCAGGGTGACCACCCCGAGGAGGCCAAGGCGCTGGCCGCCTGGCTGACCGCTCCCGAGCAGCAGATCAAGGCCTTCGAGGCCAAGGGCACCTTCCCCAGCCAGACGGAGGCCCTGGACTCGGACACCCTGGCGGAGTCGAGCAACGCCTTCTTCAACGACGCCCCCACCGGTCAGATCTTCGCCGAGCGGGCCGAGGCGGTCACGGTGATGCCCTTCAAGGGTCCGAAGTACTTCGAGATCAACACGGCCATGCAGGACGCCATCAGCCGTGTCGACGTCGACCAGACCGACGACCCCGCGAGCAGCTGGGACAAGTTCGCCGCGGCCGTGGGCGACCTGCGCTGA
- a CDS encoding AMP-binding enzyme has translation MNDVPVGEVGEIVYRGPTVMQGYWNKPEETAAAFHGGWFHSGGLVRQDEEGFVWVVDRAKDMIISGGENVYCAEVENAIASHPAVMEVAVFGRPDERWGEVPVAVVSLRPGAERLDLGQLQEFLRGSLAGFKHPRDLTVNEALPRNAGGKIVKGRLRASDAQAAPAPAEAPGPA, from the coding sequence ATGAACGACGTGCCCGTGGGTGAGGTCGGCGAGATCGTCTACCGCGGACCCACGGTGATGCAGGGCTACTGGAACAAGCCCGAGGAGACCGCAGCGGCCTTCCACGGCGGGTGGTTCCACTCCGGGGGCCTGGTCCGGCAGGACGAGGAAGGTTTCGTCTGGGTGGTGGACCGGGCGAAGGACATGATCATCAGCGGCGGCGAGAACGTCTACTGCGCCGAGGTGGAGAACGCCATCGCCAGCCATCCCGCCGTCATGGAGGTGGCCGTCTTCGGCCGCCCCGACGAGCGCTGGGGCGAGGTGCCCGTGGCGGTGGTCTCCCTGCGGCCGGGTGCGGAGCGGCTCGACCTCGGGCAGCTGCAGGAGTTCCTGCGGGGCTCGCTGGCCGGTTTCAAGCACCCACGCGACCTGACGGTGAACGAGGCGCTGCCGCGCAACGCGGGCGGCAAGATCGTCAAGGGAAGGCTGCGGGCGAGCGACGCGCAGGCTGCCCCCGCGCCCGCCGAGGCCCCCGGCCCGGCCTGA
- a CDS encoding TetR/AcrR family transcriptional regulator has translation MPTSTTTRPRDRRDRILRAAGRAFSERGYHAVAMEDIAAAEGITASALYRHFPHKYALFLECATRLADGLLEALHDLPEGTDLEGVLGAVTRATLPERSSGGIYRWEARYLLPADRARLREVFTQVVDAVAQQVRRHRLEHLPRDVGTAAEHRVLAAAALGVVGSVTTHRTTLAAGRMEPLLRGAALRVAGGPTVDALTGTVTAPVGEPGTSAATDRRTQILDAAIPLFYRHGFAEVSMGQIARTVGLAPSALYRHYAGKADILLAACLRAADVLERSVDLDGLTPGAASLEALARGYVDYSFGHVALTAVAAAESGGLATADRRRLHAVQREHLGMWETHLRLARPGLDAPEARVLVHAALGTVAEGGRALRWRDTPDRRRQLTSLTLRSLSD, from the coding sequence ATGCCGACGAGCACCACCACGCGACCGCGCGACCGGCGGGACCGGATCCTGCGCGCCGCGGGACGCGCGTTCAGCGAACGCGGCTACCACGCGGTGGCCATGGAGGACATCGCCGCGGCCGAGGGGATCACCGCGTCGGCCCTCTACCGGCACTTCCCGCACAAGTACGCGCTCTTCCTCGAGTGCGCCACCCGGCTGGCGGACGGGCTGCTGGAGGCGCTGCACGACCTGCCCGAGGGGACCGACCTCGAGGGGGTCCTCGGCGCCGTCACCCGCGCCACCCTCCCGGAACGCTCCTCCGGCGGGATCTACCGGTGGGAGGCGAGATACCTCCTCCCGGCCGACCGGGCCCGGCTGCGGGAGGTCTTCACCCAGGTCGTCGACGCCGTGGCGCAGCAGGTCCGGCGCCACCGCCTGGAGCACCTGCCGCGGGACGTGGGCACCGCGGCGGAACACCGGGTCCTGGCCGCCGCGGCGCTCGGCGTCGTCGGGAGCGTGACGACCCACCGGACGACGCTGGCCGCCGGCAGGATGGAACCGCTGCTGCGGGGCGCCGCGCTGCGGGTGGCCGGCGGGCCGACGGTGGACGCCCTCACCGGGACGGTCACCGCCCCGGTCGGGGAGCCGGGCACGTCAGCGGCGACGGACCGCCGCACCCAGATCCTCGACGCGGCGATCCCTCTCTTCTACCGCCACGGGTTCGCCGAGGTGTCGATGGGACAGATCGCCCGCACCGTGGGGCTGGCCCCCTCCGCGCTCTACCGCCACTACGCCGGCAAGGCCGACATCCTGCTGGCCGCCTGCCTCCGGGCCGCCGACGTGCTGGAGCGCAGCGTGGACCTTGACGGGCTCACGCCCGGGGCCGCGTCGTTGGAGGCGCTGGCGCGCGGCTACGTCGACTACTCCTTCGGTCACGTCGCGCTCACGGCGGTCGCCGCCGCGGAGTCGGGAGGCCTTGCCACCGCCGACCGTCGGCGGCTGCACGCGGTCCAGCGCGAGCACCTGGGGATGTGGGAGACCCACCTGCGGCTCGCGCGGCCCGGCCTGGACGCGCCCGAGGCGAGGGTCCTGGTCCACGCGGCCCTGGGCACCGTGGCCGAGGGGGGCCGCGCGCTGCGCTGGCGGGACACCCCCGACCGCCGTCGGCAGCTGACCTCGCTGACGCTGCGTTCCCTCAGCGACTGA
- a CDS encoding NAD(P)H-dependent flavin oxidoreductase — MRTPITELLGIEHPVVQGGMMWVGRAELAAAVSEAGGLGIITALTQPTPADLVAEVERARRLTGKPLGVNLTILPTIDPPPYADYVRAIADSGVEVIETAGANPEPFMDLLKGAGLTVLHKCTSVRHALKAQRIGVDAVSIDGFECAGHPGEDDVPGLVLVPAAADALDIPFIASGGFADGRGLAAALVLGAHGVNMGTRFMCTVESPVADEVKAAIVEQGELDTVLIFRPLRNTARVAANEVSREVVRLLDEGGEFADVRELVAGSRGRTVFEQGDTEAGIWSVGMAQGLIHDVPAAGDVVRRVVRQAEDVLRAALGADPDGSGVDQQRGSALSR, encoded by the coding sequence ATGCGCACCCCCATCACCGAGCTGCTCGGCATCGAACACCCCGTGGTCCAGGGCGGCATGATGTGGGTCGGCCGCGCCGAGCTGGCCGCGGCCGTCTCCGAGGCCGGCGGGCTCGGGATCATCACCGCCCTCACCCAGCCCACCCCCGCGGACCTCGTGGCCGAGGTGGAGCGGGCCAGGCGGCTCACGGGCAAGCCGCTGGGGGTGAACCTCACGATCCTGCCGACGATCGACCCGCCGCCCTACGCGGACTACGTCCGGGCCATCGCCGACTCCGGGGTCGAGGTGATCGAGACGGCCGGGGCCAACCCGGAGCCCTTCATGGACCTGCTCAAGGGTGCCGGGCTGACGGTGCTGCACAAGTGCACCAGCGTCCGCCACGCGCTCAAGGCCCAGCGGATCGGCGTGGACGCGGTCAGCATCGACGGTTTCGAGTGCGCCGGGCACCCGGGGGAGGACGACGTCCCCGGCCTGGTGCTCGTCCCGGCTGCCGCCGACGCGCTCGACATCCCGTTCATCGCCTCGGGAGGCTTCGCCGACGGTCGCGGTCTGGCCGCGGCGCTCGTGCTGGGGGCGCACGGGGTCAACATGGGCACGCGCTTCATGTGCACCGTCGAGTCCCCGGTCGCCGACGAGGTCAAGGCGGCCATCGTCGAGCAGGGCGAGCTCGACACGGTGCTCATCTTCCGGCCGCTGCGCAACACCGCCCGGGTCGCCGCCAACGAGGTGAGCCGTGAGGTCGTCCGTCTCCTCGACGAGGGCGGGGAGTTCGCCGACGTGCGCGAGCTCGTCGCGGGGTCCCGCGGCCGCACCGTCTTCGAGCAGGGCGACACCGAGGCGGGGATCTGGTCGGTGGGGATGGCGCAGGGCCTCATCCACGACGTCCCCGCCGCCGGGGACGTCGTCCGCCGTGTCGTCCGACAGGCCGAGGACGTGCTCCGGGCCGCGCTCGGTGCCGACCCGGACGGCTCCGGCGTCGACCAGCAGCGAGGATCCGCCCTCAGTCGCTGA
- a CDS encoding 3-hydroxyacyl-CoA dehydrogenase NAD-binding domain-containing protein, producing the protein MSHTQIHGMHWEQDEEGIVTLTMDDPDQDVNTMNDTWVAAYGAAVEALEARLDTVTGVVLTSAKSSFFAGGDLHLLQQGSPETAAENTAHIDHVKSLMRRLETLGRPVVAAVDGTALGGGLEVALAAHHRVVLDAPKVRLGVPEVTLGLLPGGGGITRLVRMLGLQPALMDWILPGTRHRPADALDKGVADELVDAPEDLVPAAKAWVREHPEAVQPWDAPGFRIPGGDAHHPRIAAMLPAYAANPRKQTRGAPMPAPRAALAAAVEGSLLGFDAASLVETRYLVSLMSGQVAKNMINTFFDLQKINAGASRPEGYPPYRASKVGVLGAGMMGAAIAYVCARAGIEVVLKDVSLEAARRGKGYAERLEARAQERGRTTAQASEQLLALITPTEDAADLTGVDVVIEAVFESVEVKQRVFAEVAGVVRPDAVLGSNTSTLPITTLAQGVDRPEDFIGIHFFSPVDKMPLVEIIRGERTSDEVLAKTFDVVRQIGKTPIVVNDQRGFFTSRVISAFINEGVAAVGEGVEPALVEHAAVQAGYPTGPLQLMDELTLTLPRTIRQETRAAVEAEGGTWTPHGAEAVVDALIEKDGRAGRSSGAGFYDYDEQGRRTGLWSGLRERFDSGSTDIPLRDLQERMLFAEAIDTVRCFDDGVLTSVPDANVGSLQGIGFPPWTGGVLQYVNQYEGGPAGFVERARELAAAYGTHFEPPASLVELAASGGRYV; encoded by the coding sequence ATGAGCCACACCCAGATCCACGGTATGCACTGGGAGCAGGACGAGGAGGGCATCGTCACCCTGACGATGGACGACCCCGACCAGGACGTCAACACGATGAACGACACCTGGGTCGCGGCCTACGGCGCCGCGGTCGAGGCGCTGGAGGCCCGGCTCGACACGGTCACCGGGGTCGTCCTCACCAGTGCCAAGTCGTCCTTCTTCGCCGGCGGGGACCTGCACCTGCTGCAGCAGGGCTCGCCCGAGACGGCGGCGGAGAACACCGCGCACATCGACCACGTGAAGTCCCTCATGCGACGCCTGGAGACGCTGGGCCGACCGGTCGTGGCCGCCGTCGACGGGACCGCCCTCGGCGGCGGGCTCGAGGTGGCGCTCGCCGCGCACCACCGCGTCGTCCTGGACGCGCCGAAGGTGCGGCTGGGGGTCCCCGAGGTCACCCTCGGTCTGCTGCCGGGTGGGGGCGGGATCACCCGGCTGGTCCGGATGCTCGGGCTCCAGCCGGCCCTCATGGACTGGATCCTGCCCGGGACCCGTCACCGTCCGGCCGACGCGCTGGACAAGGGCGTGGCCGACGAGCTCGTGGACGCACCGGAGGACCTGGTGCCGGCGGCCAAGGCCTGGGTCCGGGAGCACCCGGAGGCCGTGCAGCCGTGGGACGCCCCGGGCTTCCGCATCCCCGGTGGTGACGCGCACCACCCCAGGATCGCCGCGATGCTGCCCGCCTATGCCGCGAACCCGCGCAAGCAGACCAGGGGCGCCCCGATGCCGGCGCCCCGCGCGGCGCTCGCGGCCGCGGTCGAGGGCAGCCTGCTCGGGTTCGACGCCGCGAGCCTGGTGGAGACGCGCTACCTCGTCTCGCTCATGAGCGGGCAGGTCGCCAAGAACATGATCAACACCTTCTTCGACCTGCAGAAGATCAACGCCGGCGCGTCCCGGCCGGAGGGCTACCCCCCTTACCGGGCGAGCAAGGTCGGGGTGCTCGGGGCCGGGATGATGGGCGCCGCCATCGCCTACGTCTGCGCCCGCGCCGGGATCGAGGTGGTCCTCAAGGACGTGTCGCTCGAGGCCGCGCGCCGGGGCAAGGGGTATGCCGAGCGGCTCGAGGCACGCGCGCAGGAGCGCGGGCGGACGACCGCGCAGGCCTCTGAGCAGCTCCTCGCGCTCATCACCCCGACCGAGGACGCCGCCGACCTCACGGGGGTGGACGTCGTCATCGAGGCGGTCTTCGAGTCGGTCGAGGTCAAGCAGCGGGTCTTCGCCGAGGTCGCCGGGGTCGTCCGACCGGACGCGGTGCTGGGCAGCAACACCTCGACCCTGCCCATCACCACCCTGGCGCAGGGGGTGGACCGCCCGGAGGACTTCATCGGCATCCACTTCTTCTCGCCCGTGGACAAGATGCCGCTGGTCGAGATCATCCGTGGGGAGCGGACCAGCGACGAGGTGCTGGCGAAGACCTTCGACGTGGTCCGGCAGATCGGCAAGACCCCGATCGTGGTCAACGACCAGCGGGGCTTCTTCACCTCCCGCGTCATCAGCGCCTTCATCAACGAGGGGGTCGCGGCCGTGGGCGAGGGCGTCGAGCCGGCGCTGGTCGAGCACGCCGCGGTCCAGGCGGGCTACCCCACCGGGCCGCTGCAGCTCATGGACGAGCTCACGCTCACCCTGCCCCGCACGATCCGGCAGGAGACCCGCGCCGCGGTCGAGGCCGAGGGTGGGACGTGGACCCCGCACGGCGCCGAGGCCGTCGTGGACGCCCTCATCGAGAAGGACGGCCGCGCGGGCCGCTCCAGTGGCGCAGGCTTCTACGACTACGACGAGCAGGGTCGGCGCACCGGCCTCTGGTCCGGGCTGCGGGAGCGCTTCGACTCCGGCTCCACCGACATCCCGCTGCGGGACCTGCAGGAGCGGATGCTCTTCGCCGAGGCCATCGACACGGTGCGGTGCTTCGACGACGGGGTCCTCACCTCGGTCCCCGACGCCAACGTCGGGTCGCTGCAGGGCATCGGGTTCCCGCCCTGGACCGGAGGTGTGCTGCAGTACGTCAACCAGTACGAGGGTGGGCCCGCCGGCTTCGTGGAGCGCGCGCGAGAGCTCGCCGCCGCCTACGGCACCCACTTCGAGCCGCCGGCCTCGCTGGTCGAGCTGGCCGCCTCCGGCGGACGCTACGTCTGA